From the genome of Streptomyces sp. NBC_01341, one region includes:
- a CDS encoding M6 family metalloprotease domain-containing protein has protein sequence MPRQHGPGGVGRPSLRSAAAAFTSLLALAATGLVAGPAVAASRDAGPCALPRTGAHHSLGLDTWNGSYPRPDRGLDAVMVFLSFPDSEPAVPPDVLAADYFPSTTRFFERASYGKFELRAHPQREWIRMPRPSTWYGIQRDWGSERRSDYLRDAIAAADGRIDFSDYDIVYLVADPDAPGVDSDATKVVNFDRPLRADGTDIRRVVTVFEEHPPDRNVLAHETGHVFDLADLYHRPEDGKGDWDTYVGDWDVMGSQFGLSPDLFGWHKWKLGWLGGEQVVCVQGAADLTLEPMAEVPVPGASLGTRLAVIRTGSDTALAIEARSATGNDRTTCTEGVLIYRIRNATPSGGGPVEVLDTHPRSDACWDRSVYPPLADAPLREGERYSVPGERIRVEVTDRTKSGAWTVRVTTGI, from the coding sequence GTGCCGCGTCAGCACGGACCCGGGGGAGTGGGAAGGCCGAGCCTGCGCAGCGCCGCGGCGGCCTTCACCTCCCTCCTGGCGCTCGCCGCCACCGGACTCGTGGCCGGCCCCGCCGTGGCGGCCTCGCGCGACGCGGGACCCTGCGCGCTGCCCAGGACCGGAGCCCACCACTCCCTGGGCCTCGACACGTGGAACGGCTCCTATCCGCGCCCCGACCGCGGCCTCGACGCGGTCATGGTCTTCCTGTCGTTCCCGGACTCCGAGCCCGCGGTGCCCCCCGACGTGCTGGCCGCCGACTACTTCCCCTCCACCACCCGCTTCTTCGAGCGCGCCTCGTACGGGAAGTTCGAACTCCGCGCACATCCCCAGCGGGAGTGGATCCGCATGCCCCGCCCCTCCACCTGGTACGGGATACAGCGGGACTGGGGCTCCGAGCGGCGCAGCGACTATCTGCGGGACGCCATCGCGGCGGCCGACGGACGGATCGACTTCTCGGATTACGACATCGTCTACCTCGTGGCCGACCCGGACGCGCCGGGAGTCGACTCCGACGCCACGAAGGTCGTCAACTTCGACCGGCCCCTGCGGGCCGACGGCACGGACATCCGGCGCGTGGTCACCGTCTTCGAGGAGCACCCCCCGGACCGTAACGTCCTGGCGCACGAGACCGGGCACGTCTTCGACCTGGCCGATCTGTACCACCGGCCCGAGGACGGCAAGGGCGACTGGGACACCTACGTCGGCGACTGGGACGTGATGGGCAGCCAGTTCGGCCTCTCACCCGACCTGTTCGGCTGGCACAAGTGGAAGCTCGGATGGCTCGGCGGGGAACAGGTGGTCTGCGTGCAGGGCGCCGCCGACCTCACCCTGGAGCCCATGGCCGAGGTGCCCGTGCCCGGCGCGTCCCTCGGCACCCGGCTCGCCGTCATCAGGACCGGATCGGACACCGCACTGGCCATCGAGGCCCGCAGCGCCACCGGCAACGACCGCACCACCTGCACCGAGGGGGTGCTGATCTACCGCATCCGCAACGCCACGCCGTCCGGCGGCGGGCCGGTCGAGGTGCTGGACACACACCCCCGCTCCGACGCCTGCTGGGACCGGTCGGTCTACCCGCCCCTCGCGGACGCCCCCCTGCGGGAGGGCGAGCGGTACTCCGTGCCGGGGGAGCGCATCCGCGTCGAGGTCACCGACCGGACGAAGTCGGGAGCGTGGACGGTCCGGGTCACCACCGGCATCTGA
- a CDS encoding carboxypeptidase regulatory-like domain-containing protein — protein MRALHISRPPLRRPLFTWLAALSAAAVAVLGVQTPSYAQNPSLATGTVAAPTAAGDAQVPFEASCGAAKRGEATCFALRRTDVKPSKGLRTAAAPGGFGPADLRSAYNLPADGGAGQTIAVVDAFDDPTAEDDLAVYREQYGLPACTTDNGCFRKVDQRGGTDYPQPDPDWAGEISLDLDMVSAVAPNAHILLVEADSPSFENLGAAVDKAVELGAKFVSNSYGTDYRSGSGEDPSDSTEMESHYDHPGVAMVASSGDFGYGVTYPAASPHVTAVGGTSLAADSGTERGWSETVWDGAGSGCSLYQPKPAFQKDTGCENRAVADVAAVADPATPVAVYQTYGGGGWAQYGGTSAGAPIIAGVYANAGTPVAGTYPNSYPYAAGSGLHDVTGGSNGTCTPAYLCSGTAGYDGPTGLGTPDGLRAFRTGPHGRLSGTVTDRSAGTPLAGAVVSAGDGFTARSGADGRYTLDIPVGTHDVTVDAYGYATGAAEDVAVTDGATLDRDFALTPVPSQPVSGKVTDGSGHGWPLYARITVDGVPGGPVWTDPATGAFTLGLPQGHAYTLHAEASLPGYTPATRTVTVGDTPQSLKVPLSADRWKATAPGYAVHLAGPTEHFAATGSAPQGWKVVDADGTEAGWSFDDRGGHGNQTGGEGSFAVADNATIGTPFDSQLISPAFDLTGTADPELAFSAMYWAFGDDAISADASSDGGATWKTVWRTTAGFGDHERVEVPLTGFAGEPDVRVRFHFVTEFAWWWGIDDVFVGNRDYAPTPGGLVTGVVTDANTGKGLVGATVTAKDDPKITATTVATPGDPALDDGLYLMFSPGPDKREITAARSRYTPLTKSVAVAADGTVPASYKLEAGQLALNPDSVGAAVGWGKSATRSLTVKNTGGAPATVTVGERSGGFHLQSAGTGAPLQTVKGDFSPHASRAGKTAAGRKPAATASGTAWQSAPDLPDTTLGNAVGTSEGKVYSAFGFNGLDVTDQMYALDPVVGSWTELAPAADPREAPSAQFIDGKFYAVGGWRPDNTTDPKLEIYDPATDSWSTGAPAPAPYAGQGNAALDGKLYTVGGCDVRCGTVEAYAYDPDADAWSRIADYPERTAWESCGGINGKLYCAGGNADSGGESDHAYVYDPAADTWTALPDLPIPLWSSSYTAANDQLVISSGVTDNALTNRGFAYDPEAGAWSTLPNANVATYRGGAGLGLYKVGGGSAPYTPSNTVELLPGYDQGGATDVTWLSADTKGFTLQPGASTTVTVTLDASVPEVVQPGDFSAVLALDNDTPYGIRKLPVSLRVSPPKTWGKITGTIRGVQRDGTAAPLAGATVQITTWAASYSLRTAVDGTYSLWLDSRNNPLQVIAAKDGYQPAATTLKITKGAVVTGDFTLKRQ, from the coding sequence TTGCGCGCGTTACACATATCCCGCCCGCCCCTCAGGCGGCCGCTGTTCACCTGGCTGGCGGCGCTCAGCGCAGCCGCGGTGGCCGTGCTGGGAGTTCAGACACCGTCCTACGCCCAGAACCCGTCCCTCGCGACCGGGACCGTGGCCGCACCCACCGCGGCGGGTGACGCACAGGTGCCCTTCGAGGCTTCCTGCGGTGCCGCGAAGAGGGGAGAGGCCACCTGTTTCGCCCTGCGGCGCACCGATGTGAAGCCGTCGAAGGGCCTGCGGACGGCGGCTGCTCCGGGCGGCTTCGGGCCGGCCGACCTGCGTTCGGCCTACAACCTGCCGGCGGACGGCGGTGCGGGGCAGACCATCGCCGTCGTCGACGCGTTCGACGACCCGACCGCCGAGGACGACCTGGCGGTCTACCGCGAGCAGTACGGCCTGCCCGCCTGCACCACGGACAACGGCTGCTTCAGGAAGGTCGACCAGCGCGGCGGCACCGACTACCCGCAGCCCGACCCCGACTGGGCCGGGGAGATATCCCTCGACCTCGACATGGTCTCCGCGGTCGCCCCGAACGCCCACATCCTGCTGGTCGAGGCCGACAGCCCGAGCTTCGAGAACCTCGGCGCCGCCGTGGACAAGGCGGTCGAGCTGGGTGCCAAGTTCGTCTCCAATTCCTACGGGACCGACTACCGCTCCGGCAGCGGTGAGGACCCCTCGGACTCGACGGAGATGGAATCCCACTACGACCACCCCGGCGTGGCGATGGTCGCCTCCTCGGGCGACTTCGGATACGGCGTGACCTACCCGGCCGCGTCGCCGCACGTGACCGCGGTGGGCGGCACCTCCCTGGCCGCCGACAGCGGCACCGAGCGCGGCTGGTCGGAAACCGTCTGGGACGGCGCCGGGTCGGGATGCTCGCTCTACCAGCCGAAGCCCGCCTTCCAGAAGGACACCGGCTGCGAGAACCGGGCGGTCGCCGATGTCGCCGCCGTCGCCGACCCCGCCACCCCCGTCGCCGTGTACCAGACGTACGGCGGCGGCGGCTGGGCGCAGTACGGCGGCACCAGCGCCGGCGCGCCCATCATCGCCGGTGTCTACGCGAACGCCGGCACCCCTGTCGCCGGCACGTATCCCAACTCCTATCCCTATGCAGCGGGTTCCGGCCTGCACGACGTGACCGGCGGCAGCAACGGCACCTGTACACCGGCCTACCTCTGCTCGGGAACCGCCGGATACGACGGCCCGACGGGCCTGGGTACCCCCGACGGCCTGCGGGCCTTCCGCACCGGCCCGCACGGGAGACTGTCCGGCACCGTCACGGACCGGTCCGCGGGCACGCCGCTCGCGGGTGCCGTGGTCAGCGCCGGTGACGGCTTCACCGCACGCAGCGGAGCCGACGGGCGCTACACCCTCGACATCCCGGTGGGCACGCACGACGTCACCGTCGACGCCTACGGTTACGCCACCGGCGCCGCCGAGGACGTGGCCGTCACCGACGGTGCCACGCTCGACCGGGACTTCGCGCTGACGCCCGTGCCGAGTCAGCCGGTCTCCGGCAAGGTCACCGACGGCTCCGGTCACGGCTGGCCGCTGTACGCCAGGATCACCGTGGACGGGGTCCCCGGCGGCCCGGTGTGGACCGACCCGGCCACCGGTGCGTTCACACTCGGCCTCCCGCAGGGCCACGCCTACACTCTGCACGCCGAGGCGTCCCTGCCCGGCTACACACCCGCGACCAGGACCGTCACGGTCGGCGACACACCCCAGTCACTGAAGGTGCCGCTGTCGGCGGACCGCTGGAAGGCCACCGCTCCCGGCTACGCGGTGCACCTGGCGGGACCCACCGAGCACTTCGCCGCCACCGGCTCGGCCCCCCAGGGCTGGAAGGTCGTCGACGCCGACGGCACCGAGGCCGGCTGGTCCTTCGACGACCGGGGCGGACACGGCAACCAGACCGGCGGTGAGGGCTCCTTCGCCGTCGCCGACAACGCGACGATCGGGACACCCTTCGACTCCCAGCTGATCAGCCCCGCCTTCGACCTCACCGGCACGGCCGATCCCGAGCTCGCCTTCAGCGCCATGTACTGGGCGTTCGGCGACGACGCGATCTCGGCAGACGCGAGTTCCGACGGCGGAGCCACCTGGAAGACCGTGTGGAGGACGACGGCCGGCTTCGGGGACCACGAAAGGGTCGAGGTCCCGCTCACCGGCTTCGCCGGCGAACCGGACGTCCGGGTGCGTTTCCACTTCGTCACCGAGTTCGCGTGGTGGTGGGGCATCGATGACGTCTTCGTCGGCAACCGCGACTACGCTCCGACCCCCGGCGGCCTCGTCACCGGCGTGGTGACCGACGCCAACACCGGCAAGGGCCTGGTGGGCGCCACCGTCACCGCGAAGGACGACCCGAAGATCACCGCGACCACGGTCGCGACCCCCGGAGACCCCGCGCTCGACGACGGCCTCTACCTGATGTTCTCGCCGGGCCCCGACAAGCGCGAGATCACCGCCGCCAGGTCGCGCTACACGCCGCTGACCAAGTCGGTGGCGGTCGCGGCCGACGGCACCGTCCCGGCCTCCTACAAGCTCGAGGCCGGGCAGCTGGCCCTGAACCCGGATTCCGTCGGCGCCGCGGTCGGCTGGGGCAAGTCGGCCACCCGCAGTCTGACGGTCAAGAACACCGGCGGCGCACCCGCCACGGTCACGGTCGGCGAGAGGTCCGGCGGCTTCCACCTCCAGTCCGCCGGCACCGGCGCACCGCTGCAGACCGTCAAGGGGGACTTCTCCCCGCACGCGAGCAGGGCGGGGAAGACCGCGGCCGGGCGGAAACCCGCCGCCACCGCCTCCGGCACCGCATGGCAGAGCGCCCCCGACCTCCCGGACACGACCCTCGGCAACGCGGTCGGCACATCCGAGGGCAAGGTGTACTCCGCCTTCGGATTCAACGGGCTCGACGTCACCGACCAGATGTACGCCCTGGACCCGGTCGTCGGCAGCTGGACCGAACTGGCCCCCGCGGCGGACCCCCGGGAGGCCCCCTCGGCCCAGTTCATCGACGGCAAGTTCTACGCCGTCGGCGGCTGGCGTCCGGACAACACCACCGACCCCAAGCTGGAGATCTACGACCCGGCCACCGACAGTTGGAGCACCGGCGCGCCTGCCCCCGCGCCGTACGCGGGGCAGGGCAACGCGGCTCTCGACGGCAAGCTCTACACCGTGGGCGGCTGTGACGTCCGGTGCGGCACCGTCGAGGCGTACGCGTACGACCCCGACGCCGACGCCTGGTCCCGGATCGCCGACTACCCGGAGCGGACGGCCTGGGAGTCCTGCGGAGGCATCAACGGCAAGCTGTACTGCGCCGGAGGGAACGCCGACTCCGGTGGCGAGAGCGATCACGCCTATGTCTACGACCCGGCCGCCGACACCTGGACGGCGCTCCCCGATCTCCCGATCCCGCTGTGGAGCTCGTCCTACACCGCGGCGAACGACCAGCTCGTGATCTCGAGCGGCGTCACCGACAACGCCCTCACCAACCGGGGTTTCGCCTACGACCCGGAGGCCGGTGCCTGGTCCACCCTGCCGAACGCCAATGTCGCGACGTACCGCGGCGGCGCCGGACTCGGCCTGTACAAGGTCGGCGGCGGGAGCGCTCCCTACACCCCCAGCAACACGGTGGAACTCCTGCCGGGTTACGACCAGGGCGGGGCGACGGACGTCACCTGGCTGAGCGCGGACACCAAGGGGTTCACCCTGCAGCCGGGCGCGAGCACGACCGTCACCGTGACGCTGGACGCCTCGGTACCCGAGGTCGTGCAGCCGGGTGACTTCTCCGCCGTGCTGGCGCTCGACAACGACACCCCGTACGGGATACGCAAACTTCCGGTGTCGCTGCGCGTCAGCCCGCCGAAGACCTGGGGCAAGATCACCGGAACGATCCGCGGCGTCCAGCGCGACGGCACCGCCGCGCCGCTCGCCGGAGCCACCGTCCAGATCACCACGTGGGCGGCGAGTTACTCCCTCCGGACGGCCGTCGACGGCACCTACTCCCTGTGGCTGGACTCCCGGAACAACCCGCTGCAGGTCATCGCCGCCAAGGACGGCTACCAGCCCGCGGCCACCACTCTGAAGATCACGAAGGGAGCGGTCGTCACCGGCGACTTCACCCTGAAGAGGCAGTAA